The following proteins are co-located in the Lagopus muta isolate bLagMut1 chromosome 11, bLagMut1 primary, whole genome shotgun sequence genome:
- the MTMR14 gene encoding myotubularin-related protein 14 isoform X4 codes for MFLFSWFESTVQVGKLQDLINRSKMARCRGRFVCPVILYKGKHICRSATLAGWGELYGRTGYNYIFSGGSDDAWADAEDISEEDSALRNADSQLFDKVRGHDIKLLRYLSVRYICDLMVENKKVKFGLNVTSSEKVDKAQRYADFTLLSIPYPGCEFFKEYKDRDYTAEGLIFNWKQDYVDAPLSIPASVTQSLSIDWSEYQSWDLVQQTQNYLKLLISIINSDDDSGLLVHCISGWDRTPLFISLLRLSLWADGLIHVSLEPSEILYLTVAYDWFLFGHMLVDRLNKGEEIFFFCFNFLKHITSEEFSGVKSQRRKSLPPGFTLEEICMLKQRDRGSTTSLSSDFSLGMESSPGAAGSFTYEAVELMPAGAQAQATWRKSSASSPQAVLWSRAQQSEDRLPSAGMVEVKSSSSSSSTHSDNFLRIGSSPLEVPRSRSADHSLPGSSVSTDFGSWQMVTGCGSIREQATLSADASLPCSFPDEFPNTCLLVSASDRESRLEEVRSAFLASYSRTIGLKAVPPSPSGAIGGLLEQFVRGVGLRGSSTL; via the exons GTTTGAGAGCACCGTGCAGGTGGGCAAACTGCAGGACCTCATCAACCGAAGTAAGATGGCGAGGTGTAGAGGACGATTTGTCTGCCCAGTCATTCTGTACAAGGGAAAG CATATTTGCAGATCAGCGACACTGGCTGGCTGGGGAGAGCTCTACGGGCGCACCGGTTACAACTACATCTTCTCAG GGGGTTCTGACGATGCTTGGGCAGACGCAGAGGACATTTCAGAGGAAGATTCTGCACTGAG aaatgcagactCCCAGCTGTTTGACAAGGTCAGAGGACATGACATCAAGCTGCTTCGGTACCTCTCTGTCCGATATATCTGTGACCTGATGGTGGAAAACAAGAAGGTGAAGTTTGGCTTGAA TGTGACGTCTTCTGAGAAGGTGGACAAAGCTCAACGTTACGCTGATTTCACGCTTCTCTCCATCCCATATCCAG GTTGTGAATTTTTTAAGGAGTACAAAGACCGGGATTATACAGCTGAAGGTCTCATATTTAACTGGAAACAG GATTATGTAGATGCTCCATTAAGTATCCCAGCGTCTGTGACCCAATCTCTCAGTATTGACTGGAGTGAGTACCAG agctgggaccTCGTACAACAGACGCAGAACTACCTGAAGCTGCTGATCTCTATCATCAATAGTGATG ATGACAGCGGGCTCCTGGTGCACTGTATATCCGGCTGGGATCGAACTCCTCTCTTCATCTCCTTACTGCGCCTCTCCTTATGGGCT GATGGACTGATCCACGTGTCCCTGGAGCCATCTGAGATTCTCTACCTGACGGTGGCCTATGACTGGTTTCTCTTCGG GCACATGTTAGTCGATCGACTCAATAAGGGAGAAGAG attttctttttctgcttcaatTTTCTGAAGCACATCACCTCTGAGGAGTTCTCTGGTGTGAAGTCACAGAG aagGAAGAGTTTGCCACCTGGCTTCACCTTGGAAGAGATCTGCATGCTCA AGCAGAGAGACCGAGGCAGCACCACGAGTCTGAGCAGCGACTTCTCCCTGGGGATGGAAAGCTCccctggagcagcagggagcttcACATATGAAGCAGTGGAGCTGATGCCAGCGGGAGCACAGGCCCAAGCAACATG gaggaagagcagTGCGTCATCACCTCAGGCCGTGCTCtggagcagggcacagcagtCTGAAGACAGGCTGCCTTCTGCAGGGATGGTTGAAGTCAagtcctccagctcctcctcatCAACCCATTCAGATAACTTTCTGAGGATTGGAAGCAGCCCACTGGAGGTGCCCAGATCCAG ATCGGCGGACCATTCTCTGCCCGGATCTTCCGTTTCCACAGACTTTGGCAGCTGGCAGATGGTGACAGGGTGTGGCAGTATTCGGGAGCAGGCAACCCTGAGCGCAGACGCCTCTCTCCCTTGCAGCTTCCCGGATGAGTTCCCTAACACTTGCCT GCTGGTGTCAGCGAGCGACCGCGAGTCCCGGCTGGAAGAAGTGCGTTCCGCCTTCCTGGCCAGCTACAGCCGGACCATCGGCCTGAAGGCCGTGCCCCCCAGCCCCTCGGGGGCCATCGGCGGCCTCCTCGAGCAGTTCGTGCGGGGCGTGGGactgagaggcagcagcacgCTCTGA
- the CPNE9 gene encoding copine-9 isoform X1: protein MAAPGALEAAAGSVPGTKVELTVSCRNLLDMDTFSKSDPVVILFVQGTGSSEWKEFGRTEVIDNTLNPDFVRKFVLDYYFEEKQNLRFDVYNVDSKSCSIYKQDFLGQAFVALGEVIGSQRGRLERALTGVPGKRCGTILLLAEELSNCRDIVTMQLCANKLDKKDFFGKSDPFLVFYRSNEDGTFTICHKTEVVKNTLNPVWQPFTIPVRALCNGDYDRTVKIDVYDWDRDGSHDFIGEFATSYRELSRAQSQFTVYEVLNPRKKCKKKKYVNSGTVTLLSFSVESEFTFVDYIRGGTQLNFTVAIDFTASNGLPSQPTSLHYASPYQLSAYALALKAVGEIIQDYDSDKLFPAYGFGAKLPPDGKISHQFPLNNNVDNPSCAGIEGVLESYLQSLRTVQLYGPTNFAPVINQVAGTAAQVTDGSQYHVLLIITDGVISDMMQTKEAIVTASALPMSIIIVGVGPAEFEAMEELDGDEVRVSSRGRYAERDIVQVRLRGWARGSTRPCASARGRRAAVAVGQSSGPGPPLPPVRAVPGLRGRGGQPGAEHGAPGQGRAGRDPRAAAVLHAGPRHRAPPQRRAVTEAARPRHRRVRSRSAVRGAAPPSPTAIKRSNRTGPLRRGSSSLRFASADSPLAARHRVPSSSGSALRSPRSDLLALLSAAPPTPLRPPTARPARSAGAVAKVRLLRPPRALPSGAPRSSIVAGRAMARARGR from the exons ATGGCGGCTCCGGGAGCGCTGGAAGCGGCGGCCGGCAGCGTGCCGGGCACCAAGGTGGAGCTCACTGTGTCCTGCCG GAACCTGCTGGACATGGACACCTTCTCCAAGTCCGACCCAG TGGTCATCCTCTTCGTGCAGGGCACGGGGAGCAGCGAGTGGAAAGAA TTCGGGCGCACCGAGGTGATCGACAACACCCTGAACCCCGACTTCGTCCGCAAGTTTGTCCTCGATTACTACTTTGAGGAGAAGCAAAACCTTCGCTTTGACGT CTACAACGTGGACTCTAAGAGCTGCTCCATCTACAAGCAG GACTTCCTGGGGCAGGCGTTCGTGGCATTGGGAGAGGTGATCGGGTCCCAGCGGGGCCGTCTGGAAAGAGCCCTCAC GGGGGTCCCAGGGAAGCGGTGTGGGACCATCCTGCTGCTGGCCGAGGAGCTGAGCAACTGCAGG GACATCGTCACCATGCAGCTGTGTGCCAACAAGCTGGACAAGAAGGACTTCTTTGGGAAATCCGACCCCTTCCTTGTCTTCTACCGCAGCAACGAGGACGGCAC CTTCACCATCTGCCACAAGACGGAGGTGGTGAAGAACACACTTAACCCAGTGTGGCAGCCCTTCACCATACCCGTGCGTGCCCTCTGCAACGGTGACTACGACCG CACAGTGAAGATTGATGTGTACGACTGGGACCGGGATGGGAG ccacgACTTCATCGGGGAGTTTGCCACCAGCTACCGGGAGCTGTCCCGTGCACAGAGCCAGTTCACAGTGTATGAG GTGCTGAACCCCAGGAAGAAGtgcaagaagaagaaatatgtCAACTCTGGCACC GTGACTCTGCTCTCCTTCTCCGTCGAGTCTGAGTTCACCTTCGTTGACTACATACGGGGCGG GACACAGCTGAATTTCACCGTCGCCATTGACTTCACGGCCTCCAACG ggctgccatcgCAGCCCACGTCGCTGCACTACGCCAGCCCCTACCAGCTGAGCGCCTACGCCTTGGCACTCAAGGCCGTCGGGGAGATCATCCAGGACTACGACAGTGACAAGCTCTTCCCTGCCTACGGCTTTGGTGCCAAGCTGCCACCCGATGGCAAGATCTCCCACCAGTTCCCCCTG AACAACAACGTGGACAaccccagctgtgctggcatCGAGGGCGTGCTCGAGTCCTACCTGCAGAGCCTGCGCACCGTGCAGCTCTACGGGCCCACCAACTTCGCCCCCGTCATCAACCAGGTGGCCGG CACGGCTGCCCAGGTGACTGACGGCTCTCAGTACCACGTCCTGCTCATCATCACCGACGGTGTCATCTCTGACATGATGCAGACCAAGGAGGCCATCGTTACC GCCTCTGCGCTGCCCATGTCCATCATCATCGTGGGAGTGGGGCCGGCTGAGTTCGAGG CCATGGAGGAGCTGGACGGGGATGAGGTGCGCGTGTCGTCGCGGGGACGCTACGCCGAGAGGGACATCGTGCAGGTGAGGCTGCGGGGCTGGGCGCGGGGCAGCACCAGGCCCTGCGCTTCCGCTCGGGGCCGCCGTGCGGCCGTGGCCGTGGGGCAGAGCTCGGGGCCGGGCCCCCCGCTGCCCCCAGTTCGTGCCGTTCCGGGACTACGTGGACGAGGCGGGCAGCCAGGTGCGGAGCATGGCGCGCCTGGCCAAGGACGTGCTGGCCGAGATCCCCGAGCAGCTGCTGTCCTACATGCGGGGCCGCGGCATCGAGCCCCGCCGCAACGCCGCGCAGTGACGGAAGCGGCGCGGCCGCGTCACCGCCGGGTCCGGTCGCGGAGCGCCGTGCGCGGGGCTGCGCCGCCGTCACCGACCGCAATAAAACGCTCCAACCGCACCGGGCCGCTGCGGCGCGGGTCCTCGTCCTTGAGATTCGCGTCGGCAGATTCGCCGCTCGCCGCGCGGCACCGCGTCCCCTCCTCTTCGGGAAGCGCGCTCCGTTCTCCTCGCTCCGATCTCCTCGCTCTGCTCTCCGCCGCTCCGCCCACCCCTCTCCGCCCGCCCACGGCCCGTCCCGCCCGCTCCGCCGGCGCGGTGGCGAAAGTGCGGTTGCTAAGGCCGCCGCGCGCTTTACCCAGCGGCGCCCCGCGCTCCTCCATTGTTGCGGGCCGGGCCATGGCGCGGGCGCGGGGCCGCTGA
- the CPNE9 gene encoding copine-9 isoform X2 — protein MAAPGALEAAAGSVPGTKVELTVSCRNLLDMDTFSKSDPVVILFVQGTGSSEWKEFGRTEVIDNTLNPDFVRKFVLDYYFEEKQNLRFDVYNVDSKSCSIYKQDFLGQAFVALGEVIGSQRGRLERALTGVPGKRCGTILLLAEELSNCRDIVTMQLCANKLDKKDFFGKSDPFLVFYRSNEDGTFTICHKTEVVKNTLNPVWQPFTIPVRALCNGDYDRTVKIDVYDWDRDGSHDFIGEFATSYRELSRAQSQFTVYEVLNPRKKCKKKKYVNSGTVTLLSFSVESEFTFVDYIRGGTQLNFTVAIDFTASNGLPSQPTSLHYASPYQLSAYALALKAVGEIIQDYDSDKLFPAYGFGAKLPPDGKISHQFPLNNNVDNPSCAGIEGVLESYLQSLRTVQLYGPTNFAPVINQVAGTAAQVTDGSQYHVLLIITDGVISDMMQTKEAIVTASALPMSIIIVGVGPAEFEAMEELDGDEVRVSSRGRYAERDIVQFVPFRDYVDEAGSQVRSMARLAKDVLAEIPEQLLSYMRGRGIEPRRNAAQ, from the exons ATGGCGGCTCCGGGAGCGCTGGAAGCGGCGGCCGGCAGCGTGCCGGGCACCAAGGTGGAGCTCACTGTGTCCTGCCG GAACCTGCTGGACATGGACACCTTCTCCAAGTCCGACCCAG TGGTCATCCTCTTCGTGCAGGGCACGGGGAGCAGCGAGTGGAAAGAA TTCGGGCGCACCGAGGTGATCGACAACACCCTGAACCCCGACTTCGTCCGCAAGTTTGTCCTCGATTACTACTTTGAGGAGAAGCAAAACCTTCGCTTTGACGT CTACAACGTGGACTCTAAGAGCTGCTCCATCTACAAGCAG GACTTCCTGGGGCAGGCGTTCGTGGCATTGGGAGAGGTGATCGGGTCCCAGCGGGGCCGTCTGGAAAGAGCCCTCAC GGGGGTCCCAGGGAAGCGGTGTGGGACCATCCTGCTGCTGGCCGAGGAGCTGAGCAACTGCAGG GACATCGTCACCATGCAGCTGTGTGCCAACAAGCTGGACAAGAAGGACTTCTTTGGGAAATCCGACCCCTTCCTTGTCTTCTACCGCAGCAACGAGGACGGCAC CTTCACCATCTGCCACAAGACGGAGGTGGTGAAGAACACACTTAACCCAGTGTGGCAGCCCTTCACCATACCCGTGCGTGCCCTCTGCAACGGTGACTACGACCG CACAGTGAAGATTGATGTGTACGACTGGGACCGGGATGGGAG ccacgACTTCATCGGGGAGTTTGCCACCAGCTACCGGGAGCTGTCCCGTGCACAGAGCCAGTTCACAGTGTATGAG GTGCTGAACCCCAGGAAGAAGtgcaagaagaagaaatatgtCAACTCTGGCACC GTGACTCTGCTCTCCTTCTCCGTCGAGTCTGAGTTCACCTTCGTTGACTACATACGGGGCGG GACACAGCTGAATTTCACCGTCGCCATTGACTTCACGGCCTCCAACG ggctgccatcgCAGCCCACGTCGCTGCACTACGCCAGCCCCTACCAGCTGAGCGCCTACGCCTTGGCACTCAAGGCCGTCGGGGAGATCATCCAGGACTACGACAGTGACAAGCTCTTCCCTGCCTACGGCTTTGGTGCCAAGCTGCCACCCGATGGCAAGATCTCCCACCAGTTCCCCCTG AACAACAACGTGGACAaccccagctgtgctggcatCGAGGGCGTGCTCGAGTCCTACCTGCAGAGCCTGCGCACCGTGCAGCTCTACGGGCCCACCAACTTCGCCCCCGTCATCAACCAGGTGGCCGG CACGGCTGCCCAGGTGACTGACGGCTCTCAGTACCACGTCCTGCTCATCATCACCGACGGTGTCATCTCTGACATGATGCAGACCAAGGAGGCCATCGTTACC GCCTCTGCGCTGCCCATGTCCATCATCATCGTGGGAGTGGGGCCGGCTGAGTTCGAGG CCATGGAGGAGCTGGACGGGGATGAGGTGCGCGTGTCGTCGCGGGGACGCTACGCCGAGAGGGACATCGTGCAG TTCGTGCCGTTCCGGGACTACGTGGACGAGGCGGGCAGCCAGGTGCGGAGCATGGCGCGCCTGGCCAAGGACGTGCTGGCCGAGATCCCCGAGCAGCTGCTGTCCTACATGCGGGGCCGCGGCATCGAGCCCCGCCGCAACGCCGCGCAGTGA